TTGCTGCATGACATCCTGAACCCGCCGGTGGCCGCTCCGAAGCCGACTGAGTAAGCTGCGGACGAGGCCGAAGGTCTCAGGGTCAGGGTTCGGCAGCAGTGGGGAGGATCCGGCCGGAGTGGCGGAACTGGCAGACGCATGGGACTTAAAATCCCAGGTCCGTAAGGGCGTGAGGGTTCGAGTCCCTCCTCCGGCACCAACGAGACACTCAGAATCGCCCAGGAATGCCATCTACAGGCCTTCTGGGCGATTTTCGTTTCTGACACCCAACACCGAATCAAACCCCTCATAGAGCCGCTGATAGGGCCAAAGGACCTAAGACTTTTCTTGAGGTCTTAGGTCCCTCACGATGTCCCTTCGGAGGGTCTGAAATGGTGGATCTGGACGCCCGCCCCGACGCCAACATCCTCGTTCGCGAAGCCGTTGATGAGTTCATCGATGACTGCCGCATCCGCAACCTGAGTTCCCAGACGGTCTCCTGGTACGCCGACAGACTGCGGCGGATGCTCTCCGACGTGTGGGAGGCGGAGCTTGCAACCGTGACCATCCAGCACCTGAAGTCGGTCATCGCAGAGATGCTGGAGACGAGAGCCGCCAGCACCGTGAACGGTTATGTCCGCACGGCGAAGACGTTCTTCTACTACTGCCAGGACAACGACTACCCCGTCGCGTTCAACCCTCGAAAGCTGAAGAAGATCAGGGAGCCCAAGCGTATTCCGCCTTGCTTCACCCAGGAACAGGTCCAGGCCCTGCTGAAGCAGCCCGACCAGTCCAAGCTTGTTGGGCTCCGTGACCACACAATGATGTCCCTGATGCTCGACGTGGGACTGCGGCTTGGCGAGTTGACGGGCATCTGTGTGTCCGACATCACGCTGCCCTACGTCAAGGTCACGGGCAAGGGCGACAAGGAGCGGATATTGGCGATGTCCGACGTGATGGTGAAGTCCCTGCGGAAGTACCTGAGGGCGAGGGAGCGTGCGTTGCAGCGGGCTGGCAACAAGACGGAGTTGCTCTTCTTCACCCGCACCTGCGAGCGGCTGCCGAACAGGCGTGTCGACTTCATCCTAAAAGCCTACGGGGAACAGGCAGGCGTAACGGGGGTGCGGGTATCGGCCCACACATTTCGCTTCACCTACACGAGCATGGCCGTGCGGAACGGGATGTCGCTAACGTCGCTGCAGACCTGCCTTGGGCACAGCACGCTTGCGATGACTCGACACTACGCAGTAATGAACGACGAGGACGCGTTCGATGAATCACGGGAGAAGTCCCCGCTGGCACAAGTGATGGGCAAGTCGGAGAGGCGATCCAATGGGAGCACGGAGGCGAAGTAGAGCCCAAAGGTCGACGGGCCAGAGGAACTCGCGTGGCCGCGTAGCCGCCGAAGCCAGTGATGCCGGGTGCGACGACCACTCGACGTAGGCTAGAGCACGCTGCGTATCTGCCCGCGAGCCCGCGTGCAGGCATCTCGGTCTTATGTGAGCCCCAGTGTCATTGCGGGCTGACCATGCTGATGAACCTCTCAAACGACCCGCGACACCCCTCAAGGGCGGCCTCAATCTCGCTCATCGGTACGGCAAGCTGAAGAAAGCGTTGGGTGCCGGGGTGAGGCGGGGTGTCCTCCAGAATGCCGGCCTTAAGCAACTCTTCCAGGAGTTCCTTGTGG
Above is a window of Armatimonadota bacterium DNA encoding:
- a CDS encoding tyrosine-type recombinase/integrase, with amino-acid sequence MVDLDARPDANILVREAVDEFIDDCRIRNLSSQTVSWYADRLRRMLSDVWEAELATVTIQHLKSVIAEMLETRAASTVNGYVRTAKTFFYYCQDNDYPVAFNPRKLKKIREPKRIPPCFTQEQVQALLKQPDQSKLVGLRDHTMMSLMLDVGLRLGELTGICVSDITLPYVKVTGKGDKERILAMSDVMVKSLRKYLRARERALQRAGNKTELLFFTRTCERLPNRRVDFILKAYGEQAGVTGVRVSAHTFRFTYTSMAVRNGMSLTSLQTCLGHSTLAMTRHYAVMNDEDAFDESREKSPLAQVMGKSERRSNGSTEAK